A genomic segment from Lutibacter sp. A80 encodes:
- a CDS encoding TIGR00730 family Rossman fold protein produces MITNEERKIREKFEQKTWNEIKTNDSWAIFKIMAEFVEGYERLSKIGPCVSIFGSARTKPDNKYYKLAESIAFHLTQSGYGVITGGGPGIMEAGNKGAARGHGTSVGLNIELPFEQHDNPYIDSDKSLDFDYFFVRKVMFVKYSQGFVVMPGGFGTMDELFEAITLIQTKKIGKFPIVLVGTKFWSGLFEWIKNTLLEEGNISPKDLDLISIVDTEKEVLEVIDTFYKKYSLSPNF; encoded by the coding sequence ATGATTACAAATGAAGAAAGAAAAATAAGAGAAAAATTTGAACAAAAAACTTGGAATGAAATAAAAACAAACGATTCTTGGGCTATATTTAAAATTATGGCAGAATTTGTTGAAGGATACGAACGCTTAAGTAAAATTGGACCTTGTGTTAGTATTTTTGGTTCTGCTCGCACAAAACCAGATAATAAATATTATAAATTAGCTGAGAGTATTGCATTTCATTTAACCCAAAGTGGTTATGGAGTTATTACAGGTGGTGGTCCTGGAATTATGGAAGCTGGTAACAAAGGAGCCGCTAGAGGTCATGGAACATCGGTTGGATTAAATATTGAATTACCTTTTGAACAGCACGACAATCCATATATAGATTCTGATAAAAGTTTAGATTTCGATTACTTTTTTGTTCGTAAAGTAATGTTTGTAAAATATTCTCAAGGGTTTGTAGTAATGCCTGGTGGCTTTGGAACTATGGACGAATTATTTGAAGCAATTACATTAATTCAAACAAAAAAAATTGGTAAATTCCCAATCGTTTTAGTCGGTACTAAGTTTTGGTCTGGATTGTTTGAATGGATTAAAAACACCTTACTCGAAGAAGGAAATATAAGTCCAAAAGATCTAGATTTAATTTCTATAGTAGATACTGAAAAAGAAGTTTTAGAGGTAATAGATACCTTCTATAAAAAATACAGTTTAAGTCCAAATTTCTAA
- a CDS encoding helix-hairpin-helix domain-containing protein → MNNIKSHFRYNKSQRNGVFFLLLIIVLLLITFFFFDFSSNTATDFSQNEIESFKKEQDSLLKIKLENSKPKIYPFNPNYITDFKGYQLGMSTEEIDRLLSFRKTGKFVNSIEEFKNVTKIRDSILNKISPYFKFPDWVTTKNNKPNNNFKQPIKQQIEEKDLNLVTAEDLIKIRGIGEKTATRILNYREKLQGFTYSDQLYEVYYLDKEVADKALEYYKILSKPTIKKININTALFKEVLAIVYVDYELTKKIFNYRDEVAEIQSLEELKKIDGFPLEKFDRISLYLVAE, encoded by the coding sequence ATGAACAATATTAAATCCCATTTCAGGTATAATAAAAGCCAAAGAAATGGGGTTTTCTTTTTGTTATTAATTATTGTTTTATTACTAATTACCTTCTTTTTTTTCGATTTTTCTTCAAATACAGCAACAGATTTTTCTCAAAATGAAATCGAAAGTTTTAAAAAGGAACAAGATTCCTTGCTAAAAATAAAATTAGAAAATAGTAAACCTAAAATTTACCCTTTTAACCCTAATTATATTACAGATTTTAAAGGCTATCAGTTAGGTATGAGTACCGAAGAGATAGATCGGTTACTTTCTTTTAGAAAAACTGGTAAATTTGTAAATTCTATTGAAGAGTTTAAAAATGTTACTAAAATAAGAGATAGTATATTAAATAAAATAAGTCCTTATTTTAAATTTCCAGATTGGGTAACTACTAAAAATAATAAACCTAACAATAATTTTAAGCAACCTATAAAACAGCAAATCGAAGAAAAAGATTTAAACTTGGTTACGGCCGAAGATTTAATTAAAATTAGAGGAATAGGGGAGAAAACTGCTACTAGAATACTTAATTATAGAGAGAAATTACAAGGCTTTACGTATAGCGATCAGCTTTATGAAGTTTATTATTTAGATAAGGAAGTTGCAGATAAAGCATTAGAATATTATAAAATATTATCAAAACCAACAATAAAAAAGATAAACATTAATACAGCTTTGTTTAAAGAAGTTTTAGCAATTGTATATGTTGATTACGAACTTACTAAGAAAATTTTTAATTACAGAGATGAAGTCGCTGAAATTCAATCTTTAGAAGAATTAAAAAAAATTGATGGTTTCCCTTTGGAAAAATTTGATAGAATAAGCTTATATTTGGTGGCTGAATAA
- the uvrA gene encoding excinuclease ABC subunit UvrA: MIKQEEYIEILGARVHNLKNIDVRIPREKLVVITGLSGSGKSSLAFDTIYAEGQRRYIETFSAYARQFLGGLERPDVDKIDGLSPVISIEQKTTNKSPRSTVGTITEIYDFLRLLFARAADAYSYNTNKKMISYSDEQIKELILSDFNNKKIAILAPVIKSRKGHYRELFEQIAKQGFVKVRVDGEIKDIEKGMRLDRYKTHDIEIVIDRLLVNNSSEKRLEQTITTALYSGENVLMVLEHNTEVPRYFSRELMCPETGISYPNPEPNSFSFNSPKGACPKCNGLGRVQKVNIQKIIPNKAISIKNGGIAPIGEQKNSWIFKQLQLIAERYNFQLTDPISKIPKEALDIILNGGNEKFKIASKTMGITRNYEIDFEGIINFIESQYKASDSTSIKRWAKDYMDEIDCDSCHANRLKKEALYFKINNKNISELAQLDISELAEWFSNIEEKLSKKQLKIASEILKEIRTRIQFLLDVGLDYLALDRSSKSLSGGEAQRIRLATQIGSQLVGVLYILDEPSIGLHQRDNEKLIKSLINLRDVGNSVIVVEHDKDMIEHADFVLDIGPGAGVHGGEIVSEGTFKELKTQKTLTANYLNGSKKIEIPKKRRKGNGKTISLKGASGNNLKNVSVDFPLGKLICVTGVSGSGKSTLINETLYPILNKHIYNGVKKPMPYKSVKGLEHIDKVIDIDQSPIGRTPRSNPATYTGVFGEIRSLYAKTNEASIRGYKPGRFSFNVKGGRCETCQGGGVRVIEMNFLPDVHVECETCQGKRFNRETLEIRYKGKSISDVLNMTIEDAVVFFENIPKIHRKLKTINDVGLGYITLGQQSTTLSGGEAQRIKLAAELSKRDTGNTFYILDEPTTGLHFEDIRVLMEVLNKLANKGNTILIIEHNMDVIKLADYIIDIGMEGGKNGGQLICSGTPEQISLHKKSYTAKFLKKELH; this comes from the coding sequence ATGATAAAACAAGAAGAATATATTGAAATTTTAGGAGCACGTGTCCATAATTTAAAAAATATTGATGTTCGTATTCCAAGAGAAAAATTAGTAGTTATTACTGGTTTAAGTGGTAGTGGAAAATCGTCATTAGCATTTGACACAATTTATGCGGAGGGTCAACGCAGGTATATTGAAACTTTTTCAGCCTACGCTAGGCAATTTTTAGGCGGATTAGAGCGTCCTGATGTTGATAAAATTGATGGACTATCTCCCGTAATTTCTATTGAACAAAAAACAACTAATAAAAGTCCAAGATCTACAGTTGGTACTATAACAGAAATTTACGACTTTTTAAGATTACTATTTGCTCGAGCTGCTGATGCTTATAGCTATAACACCAATAAAAAAATGATAAGTTATAGCGATGAACAAATAAAAGAGTTAATTCTTTCTGATTTTAATAATAAAAAAATTGCGATTTTAGCTCCAGTAATTAAATCTAGAAAAGGACATTACAGAGAATTATTTGAGCAAATAGCAAAACAAGGATTTGTAAAAGTACGCGTTGATGGAGAAATTAAAGACATTGAAAAAGGAATGCGCCTTGACAGGTACAAAACACATGATATTGAAATTGTAATTGACCGCTTATTAGTTAATAATTCTTCTGAAAAAAGATTAGAACAAACCATTACAACAGCATTATATTCTGGAGAAAATGTATTAATGGTTTTAGAACACAATACTGAAGTACCTCGTTATTTTAGTCGTGAATTAATGTGCCCAGAAACAGGAATTTCATATCCAAACCCTGAACCAAACTCATTCTCTTTTAATTCACCAAAAGGAGCCTGCCCAAAGTGTAACGGACTTGGAAGAGTACAAAAAGTAAATATTCAAAAAATAATTCCCAACAAAGCTATTTCAATTAAAAATGGCGGAATCGCCCCAATTGGTGAGCAAAAAAATAGTTGGATTTTTAAACAACTACAACTTATTGCAGAGCGCTATAATTTTCAATTAACCGATCCAATTTCTAAAATACCAAAAGAAGCCTTAGACATAATTTTAAATGGAGGTAATGAAAAATTTAAAATTGCTTCTAAAACAATGGGAATTACTAGAAATTACGAAATTGATTTTGAAGGCATCATCAACTTTATTGAAAGCCAATACAAAGCAAGTGATTCTACTTCAATAAAGCGTTGGGCTAAAGATTATATGGACGAAATTGATTGTGACTCTTGCCATGCAAATCGTCTTAAAAAAGAAGCTTTATATTTCAAAATAAATAATAAAAATATTTCGGAATTAGCACAATTAGATATTTCAGAATTAGCAGAATGGTTTTCTAATATTGAAGAAAAACTATCTAAAAAACAATTAAAAATAGCTTCAGAAATATTAAAAGAAATTAGAACTCGCATTCAATTTTTATTAGATGTGGGACTAGATTATTTAGCTTTAGACAGAAGCTCAAAATCACTTTCTGGTGGTGAAGCTCAACGCATTAGATTAGCAACTCAAATTGGTTCTCAATTAGTTGGTGTACTTTATATTTTAGATGAACCAAGTATTGGGCTTCACCAAAGAGACAACGAAAAGCTAATAAAATCACTTATAAATTTAAGAGATGTAGGTAACTCTGTAATTGTAGTTGAACACGACAAAGACATGATTGAACACGCAGATTTTGTGCTAGATATTGGACCTGGAGCAGGTGTACACGGTGGTGAAATTGTTAGTGAAGGAACATTTAAAGAATTAAAAACACAAAAAACTTTAACTGCTAACTACTTAAATGGCTCTAAAAAAATTGAAATTCCTAAAAAAAGAAGAAAAGGAAACGGCAAAACCATCTCTTTAAAAGGAGCCAGCGGAAATAATTTAAAAAATGTTTCTGTAGATTTCCCTTTAGGCAAATTAATTTGTGTAACCGGTGTTTCTGGTAGCGGAAAATCTACCTTAATTAATGAAACTTTATACCCAATATTAAATAAACATATTTATAATGGCGTAAAAAAACCAATGCCTTATAAATCTGTAAAAGGCTTAGAACATATCGATAAAGTTATTGATATAGACCAATCTCCAATTGGAAGAACTCCTCGTTCCAACCCAGCAACCTACACAGGTGTTTTTGGCGAAATAAGAAGCTTATACGCTAAAACAAACGAAGCCTCAATTAGAGGTTACAAACCTGGAAGATTCTCTTTTAATGTAAAAGGTGGACGATGCGAAACCTGCCAAGGAGGTGGAGTTAGAGTTATTGAAATGAATTTTTTACCAGATGTTCATGTAGAATGCGAAACCTGCCAAGGCAAACGTTTTAATAGAGAAACCTTAGAAATTAGATATAAAGGTAAATCTATTTCAGATGTGTTAAATATGACCATTGAAGATGCTGTTGTATTTTTTGAAAATATTCCAAAAATTCATAGAAAATTAAAAACAATAAACGATGTTGGGTTGGGTTATATTACTCTAGGACAACAATCCACCACACTCTCTGGAGGTGAAGCACAACGTATAAAATTAGCAGCAGAACTTTCTAAAAGAGATACTGGAAATACATTTTACATATTAGATGAACCAACAACTGGACTCCATTTTGAAGACATTAGAGTACTTATGGAAGTTCTAAACAAACTTGCCAATAAAGGCAATACAATACTTATAATTGAACACAATATGGATGTTATAAAACTAGCAGATTATATTATTGATATTGGTATGGAAGGTGGTAAAAATGGAGGACAATTAATTTGTAGTGGAACACCAGAACAAATTAGTTTACATAAAAAAAGCTATACTGCTAAGTTCTTAAAAAAAGAATTACATTAG
- a CDS encoding sodium:alanine symporter family protein yields the protein MKNKYLSLLFILAPFLTFANEMSIDEKIEAKFKPFADAVSSVVFYPVSIVGIDVPIVIIILLLGALFFTLYFKFANITLLGVAINAAQGKYDKVDHHSVDVVAGDPTPGGDVFESVQVEGVVGEVTHFQALTAALSATVGLGNIAGVAVAIAIGGPGATIWMILAGFIGMSTKLVEATLGVKYREVGEDGKIYGGPMYYLRKGLKEKKLSGVGKVLAGMYAVFVIGGSFGGGNMFQSNQAAAQFKLLFGLDSGFFFGVIMAVLVGVVIIGGIKRIGQVTEKIVPIMAIMFVGASLIIIVMNFTIIPDAMVQIWNGAFNETSVVGGVIGVMIVGFQRAAFSNEAGVGSASIAHAAVKTRYPASEGIVASIGPFVDTVIICSMTALVIVVTNLKSNLFNYSNLDEGSNVIMNGTGEHLGGVDLTSVAFDSAIPNFSILLTIAVILFAFSTMLSWSYYGIQGWKYLFGKSKIADISYKSLFLIFVVIGASSSLGSVIEFSDAMIFAMVFPNIIGLLLLAPKVKGEIKKYLTAIGRIK from the coding sequence ATGAAGAATAAGTACTTGTCGCTATTATTTATATTAGCACCCTTTTTAACATTTGCAAACGAAATGTCTATTGATGAAAAAATTGAAGCAAAATTTAAACCTTTTGCTGATGCTGTTAGTTCAGTAGTTTTTTATCCAGTTTCGATTGTAGGTATTGATGTTCCAATAGTAATTATAATATTACTCTTGGGTGCTTTATTCTTTACGTTATATTTTAAATTTGCCAATATTACTTTATTAGGTGTTGCTATTAATGCAGCTCAAGGTAAATATGATAAAGTAGATCATCATTCTGTAGATGTAGTTGCAGGTGATCCTACACCAGGAGGAGATGTTTTTGAAAGTGTTCAGGTAGAAGGTGTTGTAGGTGAAGTTACTCATTTTCAAGCATTAACAGCTGCGCTTTCAGCAACAGTAGGTTTAGGTAATATTGCTGGTGTTGCAGTAGCAATTGCTATTGGTGGTCCAGGGGCTACAATTTGGATGATTTTAGCAGGTTTTATAGGGATGTCTACAAAATTAGTTGAAGCTACTTTAGGAGTAAAATATAGAGAAGTTGGAGAGGATGGGAAAATATATGGAGGTCCAATGTATTATCTTAGAAAAGGTTTAAAAGAAAAGAAACTATCTGGAGTTGGAAAAGTTTTAGCAGGTATGTATGCTGTATTTGTAATTGGAGGCTCTTTTGGAGGTGGAAACATGTTTCAATCTAACCAAGCAGCTGCACAGTTTAAATTACTTTTTGGGTTAGATTCAGGGTTTTTCTTTGGAGTTATAATGGCAGTTTTAGTAGGAGTTGTTATTATTGGAGGAATAAAACGAATTGGACAAGTAACAGAAAAAATAGTGCCAATTATGGCTATAATGTTTGTAGGAGCTTCTTTAATAATTATAGTTATGAACTTTACAATTATTCCAGATGCAATGGTACAAATATGGAACGGAGCATTTAATGAAACTTCAGTTGTTGGAGGTGTAATTGGTGTTATGATTGTTGGATTTCAAAGAGCTGCTTTTTCAAATGAGGCTGGAGTTGGATCTGCTTCAATTGCACACGCAGCAGTAAAAACTAGATATCCTGCTAGTGAAGGGATAGTTGCTTCAATAGGGCCTTTTGTAGATACTGTTATTATTTGTTCAATGACAGCTTTAGTAATTGTAGTAACTAATTTAAAAAGTAATTTATTTAATTATTCTAATTTAGATGAAGGAAGTAATGTAATTATGAATGGAACTGGAGAACATTTAGGAGGTGTTGATTTAACATCTGTTGCTTTTGATTCTGCAATTCCAAATTTTTCTATACTATTAACAATAGCAGTTATTCTTTTTGCTTTTTCAACAATGTTATCTTGGTCTTATTACGGAATACAAGGTTGGAAATATTTATTTGGAAAAAGTAAAATTGCTGATATTTCGTATAAATCATTATTTTTAATTTTTGTTGTAATAGGGGCGTCTTCTAGTTTAGGTTCTGTAATTGAGTTTTCTGATGCTATGATTTTTGCAATGGTATTTCCAAATATTATAGGTCTGTTATTATTGGCTCCAAAGGTTAAAGGTGAAATAAAAAAATATCTTACAGCCATAGGGCGGATAAAATAA
- a CDS encoding PspC domain-containing protein — protein MINSIRLFFERHGFAVSSRFADRLGMNVSSVRLFFIYISFVTLGFSFGIYLTLAFLLRLKDLIYTKRSSVFDL, from the coding sequence TTGATTAATTCTATAAGACTTTTTTTTGAAAGACATGGTTTTGCTGTCTCATCTAGGTTTGCAGACCGTTTAGGAATGAACGTGTCTAGTGTGCGTTTATTTTTTATTTATATTTCGTTTGTAACGTTAGGTTTTTCATTTGGAATATATTTAACGCTTGCTTTTTTACTGCGATTAAAAGATTTAATTTATACTAAAAGAAGTTCTGTGTTCGATTTGTAA
- a CDS encoding TrkA family potassium uptake protein yields the protein MDSRSKLGVSIGLLFVVIIVGVSGYMFISGDNFIDSLYMTIITMTTVGFGEIHPLNYTEKLFTIFLILISIVVYGYTVTALTEYLANGKILERLKHKRVQQKIQNLKNHTVVCGYGRNGKQAVAKLIKFNQPCVVIEKREQEIAELEKDDVLFIDGDATKDEDLAKLGLERAKSLITALPSDADNLFVVLSARQFNKDFTIISRASSESSYGKLKFAGATNVIMPDKLGGAHMASLVVTPDLIEFVNRLTVMGDVEANLEEVSVNELPSKYILKTILDLDLRKKTGCNVIGFKTQENEYIINPDATTKLEKNTFLIVLGNKEQILRLRELF from the coding sequence ATGGATAGTAGGTCAAAATTAGGTGTTTCTATAGGGTTGTTATTTGTTGTAATAATCGTTGGTGTGTCGGGCTATATGTTTATTTCTGGAGATAATTTTATAGATTCATTGTATATGACGATTATAACAATGACAACTGTTGGTTTTGGTGAAATTCACCCGCTTAATTACACCGAAAAACTATTTACTATATTTTTAATTTTAATAAGTATTGTTGTTTATGGTTATACAGTTACTGCCTTAACCGAATATTTAGCAAATGGAAAAATATTAGAACGTTTAAAACATAAAAGAGTGCAACAAAAAATTCAAAATTTAAAAAATCATACCGTTGTTTGTGGTTATGGACGTAACGGTAAACAAGCAGTTGCTAAGCTAATTAAATTTAATCAGCCTTGTGTTGTAATTGAAAAAAGAGAGCAAGAAATTGCTGAATTAGAAAAAGATGATGTTTTATTTATTGATGGCGATGCAACTAAAGATGAAGACTTAGCAAAGTTAGGTCTAGAAAGAGCAAAAAGTTTGATTACCGCGCTACCTTCAGATGCAGATAATTTATTTGTTGTTTTATCGGCACGTCAGTTCAATAAAGATTTTACCATTATAAGTAGAGCTTCTAGCGAATCTTCTTATGGAAAGTTAAAATTTGCAGGAGCAACAAATGTTATTATGCCAGATAAATTAGGAGGTGCACATATGGCTTCTTTAGTTGTTACACCAGATTTAATTGAATTTGTTAATAGACTAACCGTAATGGGTGATGTAGAAGCTAATTTAGAAGAAGTTTCCGTAAATGAATTGCCTTCAAAATATATTTTAAAAACTATTTTAGATTTAGATTTAAGAAAAAAAACAGGATGTAATGTTATTGGTTTTAAAACGCAAGAAAACGAATATATAATTAATCCTGATGCAACCACAAAATTAGAAAAAAACACTTTTTTAATTGTTTTAGGAAATAAAGAACAAATTTTGAGATTAAGAGAGTTGTTTTAA
- a CDS encoding aminopeptidase: MSKIYAQTDKITMQATLFTNTNEIKIQQETTFYNKSDSILNEVYFHNWPNAYKDKQTPLAKRFIENYSKTFHFANDKYRGNTKISGVSVNFNSASFEITKDNPDLLKINLHQELKPNDSVKISTTYLVKIPNDKFTKYGENELEYNLRYWYLTPAIFDTKWQLYNNLDMDDLYIDYTDYNINLKVPKEFYVNTDLKSTYIIKDSIKNYNLTGKNRFDIALNITKENNFKEYTFDDNTISTNLQSDDISENLKTSILKREFYFIQTFLGKYPHDKILLNKVEYDKNPVYGFNQLPSFLAAYNNAFEWDIKLFKILSRKYIDQVFLVNNREDYWLTDGLHAYLIIKYVERFYPEIKAIGNISKLWGIRNFSISKLDFNEKYHFIYQFAARKNLDQALTTQADSLSNFNRKIANKYKAGLGLKYLESYVEDYNIPSSIFEFSYSNSGKKIKSNDFLNYLKSKTTKDLTWFENDYLKTNKKIDYTIKNIINKNDSLEISIENKRNFTAPIQLFGIKDKEIKFKKWLTNIDSITTITIPKDGFDKLSLNYDSQLPEYNLRNNWKDIDNKIFNRPLQLKFFKDIEDTYYNQLFYTPIYKFNYYDGLVLGVAFSNKTLLNKNINYKITPSFSTKSKTLSGSASFQYEYLPENKKINKLSFGISGSNFLYAPNLSYTTIKPYAFMEFRRKSLRDVRSKALIASLTFVDKEKSPTQTEHYETNKYSVFNLGYGYSKPGIIDDVRLSTNLEVSSKFSKLSLTAQYRKLTDANRQFDFRFFAGAFITNKTESNYFSFALDRPTDYLFQYDYLGRSETSGIFSQQVIINEGGFKSKLPVSFANQWLSTLNTSVGIWRWIEVYNDVGFVKNRNESVYFAHENGIRLNFIQDILEVYFPFYSNLGWEVSAPQYSSKIRFVLVIKPKQIYNFVKRGFY; encoded by the coding sequence TTGAGCAAAATTTACGCTCAAACAGATAAAATTACTATGCAGGCAACTTTATTTACAAACACAAATGAAATTAAAATACAACAAGAAACCACCTTTTATAATAAGTCCGACAGCATTTTAAATGAAGTTTACTTTCATAACTGGCCAAATGCCTATAAAGACAAACAAACACCTTTAGCTAAACGTTTTATTGAAAATTATTCAAAAACATTTCATTTTGCTAATGACAAATACAGAGGAAATACCAAAATAAGTGGAGTTTCCGTAAATTTCAATTCAGCAAGTTTTGAAATTACTAAAGACAACCCAGACCTCTTAAAAATAAACCTCCATCAAGAACTAAAACCTAACGATTCTGTTAAAATATCAACTACCTATTTAGTAAAAATACCAAATGATAAATTCACTAAATATGGAGAAAATGAACTTGAATACAACCTAAGATATTGGTATTTAACTCCTGCAATTTTTGACACAAAATGGCAACTCTATAACAACTTAGATATGGATGATTTGTATATTGACTATACAGATTATAACATAAATTTAAAAGTACCCAAAGAATTTTATGTAAATACAGACTTAAAATCTACCTACATAATTAAGGACAGTATAAAAAACTACAACCTAACAGGTAAAAATCGATTTGATATAGCATTAAATATTACTAAAGAAAATAATTTTAAAGAATACACTTTTGACGATAACACAATTAGCACTAATTTACAATCTGATGATATAAGTGAAAACTTAAAAACAAGTATTTTAAAACGAGAATTCTACTTTATCCAAACATTTCTCGGTAAATATCCACACGATAAAATACTTTTAAACAAAGTAGAATACGATAAAAACCCTGTATACGGTTTTAACCAACTACCTTCTTTTTTAGCTGCATATAATAATGCTTTTGAATGGGATATCAAGCTTTTTAAAATTCTTTCAAGAAAATATATAGATCAAGTTTTTTTAGTAAATAACAGAGAAGATTATTGGTTAACCGATGGTCTACACGCATATTTAATTATTAAATATGTTGAACGTTTTTACCCTGAAATTAAAGCAATTGGAAATATTTCTAAACTTTGGGGAATTAGAAATTTTAGCATTTCAAAACTAGATTTTAATGAAAAATATCATTTTATATATCAATTTGCTGCTCGTAAAAATTTAGACCAAGCACTTACTACTCAAGCAGATTCATTATCAAATTTTAACAGAAAAATTGCAAATAAATACAAAGCAGGTCTCGGTTTAAAATATTTAGAAAGTTATGTTGAAGATTATAACATCCCTTCATCTATATTCGAATTTTCATATTCAAATTCAGGTAAAAAAATTAAAAGCAACGATTTTTTAAACTACTTAAAATCAAAAACAACTAAAGACCTAACTTGGTTTGAAAATGATTATTTAAAAACAAATAAAAAAATTGATTACACTATAAAAAACATCATTAATAAGAATGATTCTTTAGAAATAAGTATAGAAAATAAAAGAAATTTTACTGCCCCAATTCAATTATTTGGAATAAAAGACAAAGAAATTAAATTTAAAAAATGGTTAACAAATATTGATTCTATAACAACAATTACAATTCCTAAAGATGGATTCGATAAACTTTCATTAAATTACGATTCCCAATTACCAGAATATAATTTAAGAAATAATTGGAAAGATATTGATAATAAAATTTTTAACAGACCGCTACAATTAAAATTTTTTAAAGATATTGAAGACACCTATTACAATCAACTATTCTACACTCCAATATATAAATTTAATTACTACGATGGTTTAGTTTTAGGGGTCGCTTTTTCAAACAAAACACTATTAAATAAGAATATTAATTATAAAATAACACCATCTTTTAGTACTAAAAGTAAAACTTTATCAGGATCAGCCTCTTTTCAATATGAATATTTACCTGAAAATAAAAAAATAAATAAACTTTCCTTCGGAATTTCTGGAAGCAACTTCTTATATGCTCCCAATTTATCATATACTACAATTAAACCTTATGCTTTTATGGAGTTTAGAAGAAAAAGCTTAAGAGATGTTAGAAGCAAAGCTTTAATAGCATCATTAACATTTGTAGATAAAGAAAAATCGCCAACACAAACAGAACACTACGAGACCAATAAATATAGTGTTTTTAATTTAGGCTATGGATACTCTAAACCCGGAATTATTGATGATGTTAGATTATCTACAAATTTAGAAGTTTCCAGTAAGTTTAGTAAACTATCACTAACTGCACAATATAGAAAATTAACAGATGCTAACAGGCAGTTTGATTTCAGGTTCTTTGCTGGTGCATTTATAACTAATAAAACTGAAAGCAATTACTTTAGTTTTGCCCTAGATAGACCAACAGATTATCTATTCCAGTACGATTATTTAGGTAGATCCGAAACCTCTGGTATTTTTAGCCAACAAGTTATTATTAATGAAGGAGGCTTTAAATCAAAATTACCTGTATCATTTGCAAATCAATGGCTATCAACACTAAACACTAGCGTAGGAATTTGGAGATGGATTGAAGTTTATAATGATGTTGGTTTTGTTAAAAACAGAAATGAAAGTGTTTATTTTGCCCACGAAAACGGTATTAGACTTAACTTTATTCAAGATATTTTAGAAGTTTATTTTCCTTTTTATTCAAATTTAGGTTGGGAAGTTTCCGCACCACAATACAGCTCTAAAATTAGATTTGTACTGGTTATAAAACCTAAACAAATTTATAATTTTGTAAAAAGAGGTTTTTATTAA